The Magnolia sinica isolate HGM2019 chromosome 9, MsV1, whole genome shotgun sequence genome contains a region encoding:
- the LOC131255573 gene encoding U-box domain-containing protein 19-like has product MTQKSNRRILTFPAVRPCEGVSPAALLHALITVSHTVVDHRTKFFPVHKRNVRETIREIEILLLFLEEIASRGSRISGSIVVCFSELYVVLQKMRYLLEDCSHEGARLWILMQSERVTHEFRILIRSIATALEVIPLKSIDVPTEIRELIELVGKQSQKVKIETDPCDERAANDVLDILGAFENKIVPDSNDLKRVLNHLEIRSWSDCNKEIRFLEEEIQCESSKGEEKEIVLLFSLLGFMNYCRSVLFDDLDGGNNERSDCRHGKELDSSLNPEDFKCPITLELMKDPVTIATGQTYDRSSIVRWFKAGHLICPKTGEKLMSTELIPNYALQKLIQKFCNDNGVVIAEVRNHNHKSEKAQFRSSPVALESMRMLSVFLFEKLSIGTETAKNKTAYEIRLLAKTSMFHRACLVEAGVILGLLNLLSSSNPTAQENAISALLNLSKHSKGKTVIFESGGLGSIIHILQKGLKTESRNNAAAVLFYLSSVEEYREAIGDIPEAIPMLVGLLQSGNDRGKKNAAVAIFGLLQFPGNHRRVLAAGAIPPLLNLLKSERLDLATDSLAVLASLAEKTEGTVAITRASAIQPLVGYLHSSGSRTGSEYCASILFSLSINGGLEVVTILKKMPLLTGSLYSLLTEGSSRASKKARLILSLLHGGHNPGPSGMQNSTVRRERAIVHVM; this is encoded by the coding sequence ATGACACAAAAGTCCAACCGCCGGATTCTGACTTTTCCTGCCGTCCGTCCATGCGAAGGCGTTTCTCCAGCCGCCCTTCTCCATGCCCTCATCACCGTCTCCCACACCGTCGTCGATCACCGTACAAAATTCTTCCCGGTCCACAAGCGCAACGTGCGGGAGACGATCCGTGAGATCGAAATCCTTCTCCTCTTCTTGGAAGAAATCGCCAGTCGTGGGTCCCGCATCTCGGGCTCTATCGTTGTCTGCTTCTCCGAGCTCTACGTCGTCCTTCAAAAGATGCGGTACCTGTTAGAAGATTGCTCTCACGAAGGCGCCCGCCTCTGGATTTTGATGCAATCCGAGCGGGTAACCCACGAATTCCGGATCTTGATCCGGTCGATCGCGACAGCCCTTGAGGTGATTCCCTTGAAATCGATCGATGTGCCGACAGAAATCAGGGAGCTGATTGAATTGGTCGGGAAGCAATCGCAGAAGGTGAAGATCGAGACGGATCCATGCGACGAGCGAGCCGCGAATGATGTTCTTGATATTTTGGGTGCGTTCGAGAATAAGATTGTTCCTGATTCGAACGATCTCAAACGGGTTCTCAACCATTTGGAGATTCGGAGCTGGAGCGATTGCAATAAAGAGATTCGGTTCTTGGAGGAAGAGATCCAATGTGAAAGTTCGAAAGGGGAGGAGAAGGAAATCGTCCTCCTTTTCAGCCTCTTAGGATTCATGAACTACTGCCGGTCGGTATTGTTCGATGATTTAGATGGCGGAAACAACGAACGGTCAGATTGTAGACACGGCAAAGAGCTAGACAGCTCCCTGAATCCAGAAGATTTCAAATGCCCCATTACTCTCGAGCTAATGAAGGATCCAGTAACAATCGCCACCGGGCAGACCTACGATCGATCGTCGATTGTAAGATGGTTCAAGGCAGGCCATCTCATCTGCCCAAAAACCGGTGAGAAGCTAATGAGTACAGAGCTTATCCCAAATTACGCTCTACAAAAGCTTATTCAGAAATTCTGTAATGATAATGGCGTTGTGATTGCTGAAGTGAGAAATCATAACCACAAATCCGAAAAAGCCCAATTTAGGAGTAGTCCGGTTGCTTTGGAATCCATGAGAATGCTTTCTGTCTTCCTTTTCGAGAAGCTCTCAATTGGAACAGAAACAGCAAAGAACAAAACTGCTTACGAAATCCGTTTGCTTGCGAAAACGAGCATGTTCCATCGAGCTTGCTTAGTAGAAGCAGGCGTGATTCTGGGGCTCTTGAATCTGCTGTCTTCTTCAAATCCTACTGCACAAGAAAATGCAATCTCAGCTCTATTGAACCTTTCAAAGCACTCAAAGGGAAAAACGGTTATCTTCGAGAGCGGTGGATTGGGCTCGATCATTCACATTCTGCAAAAAGGGCTGAAAACGGAGTCACGGAATAATGCAGCAGCGGTTCTGTTTTATCTATCTTCAGTTGAAGAGTATCGTGAGGCGATTGGAGATATACCAGAAGCGATCCCCATGCTAGTAGGCCTGTTACAGAGTGGGAACGACCGTGGGAAGAAGAACGCAGCTGTCGCAATCTTCGGGCTACTACAGTTCCCTGGCAATCATCGAAGAGTTTTGGCTGCTGGAGCTATCCCTCCACTGTTAAATCTCCTTAAATCTGAAAGATTGGATCTTGCAACCGATTCTCTAGCAGTTCTAGCATCTCTAGCAGAGAAAACTGAAGGAACGGTTGCAATAACACGAGCCTCAGCAATACAGCCCTTAGTGGGCTATCTACATTCGTCTGGATCCCGGACTGGAAGCGAGTACTGTGCTTCGATTCTGTTTTCTCTGTCAATCAACGGAGGATTGGAAGTGGTTACCATTTTAAAGAAAATGCCTTTGCTGACAGGGTCGCTGTATTCTCTTCTCACCGAAGGCAGTTCTCGTGCTAGTAAGAAGGCAAGATTGATACTCAGTCTCCTCCATGGGGGCCATAATCCAGGTCCATCTGGAATGCAAAATTCAACGGTCAGACGAGAGCGGGCGATAGTTCATGTTATGtaa